One region of Dehalococcoidia bacterium genomic DNA includes:
- a CDS encoding response regulator transcription factor, whose protein sequence is MEQIKILVVDDHEVVRDGIVGNLVRQPDFAIVGQASNGLEAVQRAVELSPDIVLMDLRMPELDGVEAMIRIKQDHPEIKFIVFTTYSDDEYLFAAIKAGAKGYLLKDAPRDELFKAIRAVSQGESLIQPVFTTKVLDKLASELSRKSTGVDALSDREIEVLDLMAKGVSNKDIADQLSITQSTVKTHVTSIFQKLNVTTRTEAVTTALKRGIIQL, encoded by the coding sequence GTGGAGCAGATAAAGATACTTGTCGTAGATGATCACGAGGTGGTAAGGGATGGTATCGTAGGCAACCTGGTGCGGCAGCCGGATTTCGCCATCGTCGGCCAGGCATCCAACGGTTTGGAGGCGGTGCAGAGAGCGGTGGAGCTGTCTCCTGATATTGTTTTAATGGATCTGCGCATGCCCGAGCTGGACGGCGTTGAGGCCATGATCAGGATCAAGCAGGATCATCCGGAGATCAAGTTCATAGTATTTACCACGTATTCCGATGACGAATACCTTTTCGCCGCCATCAAGGCCGGGGCCAAGGGCTACCTGCTGAAGGATGCACCCCGCGATGAGCTTTTTAAGGCTATACGGGCTGTTTCGCAGGGTGAATCCCTGATACAGCCGGTCTTTACCACCAAGGTGCTGGATAAGCTGGCCTCGGAGCTGTCCCGCAAAAGCACGGGCGTCGACGCCCTGTCCGACAGGGAGATAGAGGTTCTCGACCTCATGGCCAAGGGCGTTTCCAACAAGGATATTGCCGATCAGCTCTCCATTACGCAGAGCACGGTTAAAACCCACGTGACCAGCATATTCCAAAAATTGAACGTAACCACCCGCACCGAGGCTGTAACAACCGCGCTCAAGCGGGGAATAATTCAGCTCTGA
- a CDS encoding histidine kinase, with translation MGKKSTDEKKQAKVVSRIEKIRIRFGIRDKILISFLALSLISVGFISSLALRYIGSVGALTKEYSVSMGETVMSVSIAALEDQGRRTIYQKASDVAKEIYFYLQLHPNLDRTALAQNQELSTIAVQKVGRMGNTRVYDKTGKVIFAANPSIVGANLRQLGGEPSYYSSIFERSLLGEDASGYYKYKAPTDTEERIKYMYTVPVESSDLIVAANTYLDEFSSAAEETKARIASAVDEMSDQVDKQAREAELIFIAVIVAMVVVVSGVSFLLSETITRPIMALTKGSEHIANGELNYKFNVNTGDEMQVLAEQFNVMTNALSESYTNLEQKVIERTEKERQRAEQLRTINEVSRKISSIVNLDELLAYVGNLLRQTFHFHNVNIFLFEPSSGKLMLKTLHFSGQKNVIPVGVPLEMDEEGIIGKAAHTGEYVLVSDLKLEPGYRKQEGTGETMSELAVPVRMGGRVLGVLDIESTEVDGFDEADVFTAQTLADQLAVAIDNARLYQEMKSMAVTEERNRMAREIHDTLAQGFTGIILQLEATEQALGDTSEDVQKHLNQARSLARKSLAEARRSVWNLSPQALEQLKLDEAIQHEVERFRHDNGIGAGFALYGDKREIPPDTGTAIFRICQEALANVAKHAQATHVDVSLSFEGKGVTLTVKDNGVGFEPGPEGKIGKAGGFGLISMRERAQGQNGKFEVQSSKGEGTVIRVSIPLS, from the coding sequence ATGGGTAAGAAAAGCACAGATGAAAAAAAGCAGGCCAAGGTGGTCAGCCGGATCGAGAAGATCAGGATCCGTTTCGGCATCCGTGACAAGATTCTCATATCGTTCCTGGCCCTTTCACTGATCTCCGTGGGATTTATCAGTTCCCTGGCTCTGAGATATATCGGCTCGGTGGGTGCGCTGACCAAGGAGTATAGCGTCTCTATGGGCGAAACAGTCATGTCCGTCTCCATTGCGGCGCTCGAGGACCAGGGAAGGCGGACCATTTACCAGAAGGCTTCCGATGTGGCAAAGGAGATATATTTCTATTTACAGCTCCATCCCAATCTGGATCGTACCGCACTTGCGCAAAATCAGGAGTTGAGCACCATCGCGGTTCAGAAGGTGGGCAGGATGGGGAATACCAGGGTCTACGATAAGACGGGAAAGGTCATATTCGCCGCAAATCCCAGCATCGTAGGGGCAAACCTGCGCCAGCTTGGCGGGGAGCCATCGTATTATTCGTCTATTTTCGAGCGCAGCCTGCTGGGGGAGGATGCCTCGGGTTACTATAAATACAAGGCACCTACCGATACCGAGGAAAGAATCAAGTATATGTACACGGTGCCGGTCGAGTCATCCGACCTGATCGTGGCTGCCAATACTTACCTGGACGAGTTCTCCTCGGCGGCTGAAGAGACCAAGGCAAGGATCGCGTCGGCCGTGGATGAGATGAGCGACCAGGTCGACAAACAGGCCAGGGAAGCCGAGTTGATCTTTATTGCCGTAATTGTGGCCATGGTAGTGGTGGTGTCGGGTGTCTCATTCCTGCTTTCTGAGACGATCACGCGGCCTATTATGGCGTTGACTAAAGGCTCGGAACATATCGCCAACGGCGAACTCAATTACAAGTTCAACGTTAATACAGGGGACGAAATGCAGGTGCTGGCCGAACAGTTCAACGTGATGACCAATGCTTTAAGCGAGTCGTATACCAACCTCGAGCAGAAGGTTATCGAACGTACCGAAAAGGAGAGACAGAGGGCGGAGCAGCTCCGCACCATTAACGAGGTCAGCCGCAAAATCAGCTCCATCGTCAATCTGGATGAGCTGCTGGCATATGTGGGCAATCTGCTGCGCCAGACCTTTCATTTTCATAACGTCAATATCTTTCTGTTTGAGCCGAGCTCGGGCAAACTGATGCTCAAGACCCTGCATTTCAGCGGACAGAAAAATGTGATACCTGTGGGCGTGCCGCTGGAGATGGACGAGGAGGGCATAATCGGCAAGGCTGCCCATACCGGAGAATATGTGCTGGTCAGCGACCTCAAGCTGGAGCCCGGCTACAGGAAGCAGGAGGGTACGGGTGAGACAATGTCCGAGCTGGCCGTGCCCGTGCGTATGGGCGGCAGGGTACTGGGCGTGCTGGATATCGAAAGTACTGAAGTGGACGGTTTCGATGAGGCGGATGTGTTTACAGCGCAGACGCTGGCCGATCAGCTGGCTGTGGCTATCGATAATGCGCGGCTTTATCAGGAAATGAAGTCCATGGCCGTCACGGAGGAACGCAATCGCATGGCCCGCGAGATACACGATACGCTGGCCCAGGGATTCACCGGCATTATCCTGCAGCTTGAAGCCACCGAGCAGGCACTGGGCGACACCAGTGAAGATGTACAGAAACACCTGAACCAGGCGCGCAGCCTGGCCCGCAAAAGTCTGGCCGAGGCTCGCAGATCAGTGTGGAATTTAAGCCCGCAGGCGCTGGAACAGCTCAAGCTGGATGAGGCCATTCAGCATGAGGTGGAAAGGTTCCGCCATGATAACGGCATAGGGGCCGGTTTCGCACTGTACGGGGATAAGCGCGAGATACCCCCTGATACCGGGACCGCCATATTCCGTATCTGCCAGGAAGCGCTGGCCAATGTGGCCAAACACGCACAGGCGACGCATGTGGATGTTTCGCTTAGTTTTGAGGGCAAAGGAGTCACGCTGACGGTCAAGGATAACGGCGTAGGCTTTGAGCCGGGGCCTGAAGGCAAGATCGGGAAAGCGGGAGGCTTCGGATTGATCAGCATGAGGGAAAGGGCGCAGGGTCAGAATGGAAAATTTGAAGTGCAGAGCAGTAAGGGTGAGGGGACCGTTATCAGGGTGTCGATCCCTCTGTCGTAG